DNA sequence from the Desulfovibrio sp. Huiquan2017 genome:
CGGCCGCCGGGTCAGGCCTCCCACCGGGGCCGGGGCCGGAAACGCCCCCGAAAATGATCCTGGCCGGGTGTGGACTCGACGCCGCGCCCGGGCAAATATTGCAGATATGTATATCCACTATTCGCAAATAACGTATTTGTAAAAAATTTTCTCCTTTTTCGTATGTGCCGCCCGCCCGGAAAGCCCCGAGCCGCGCCACATTTCGCGCATGGCATCGTGCTTGCTATTCACTATCCATGCTTGCAACCGTCCCCGGATTAAAACTGTCGGCCCTCCAGTCCATCTGCCAAGTCATCGACCAGGCCATGGACTTGCAGACGGCGCTGGACGGCGTTCTGAAAATACTTTCGGAACAGTTGGCCATGCAGCGGGCCACGGTGACCCTCTTCGACCCCGAGACCGGCCAGTTGTCCATCAACGCCTCCTATGGCCTGACCACCGAAGAAAAACGGCGCGGCGTGTACAAGCTGGACGAGGGCGTCACCGGGCGCATATTCCAGACCGGCGAGCCCTATTACGTCCCGGACATCGAAAAGGAGCCGCTCTTCCTGGACAAGACCGGCTCGCGCCGGGTCAAGCGCGGCATGATCTCCTTCATCGGCGTGCCCATCGTCCTGCACGGCGATCCCATCGGCGTGCTCAACGTGGACCGGCTCTTCGAAGACGAAATCAGCTTCGAGGAAGATGTGGACTTTCTCAAGGTGGTGGCCACGCTCATCGGCCAATTCCTCAGCCTGAACGAAAAGATCATGGCCCGCGAGGCAGCCCTGAAGCGCGAGAATACCTCGCTCAAGTACCAGATTTCCAAGAACTCCAAGGGGCCGTACATCGTGGGCCAGAGCTCGGCCATGGTCGAGGTGCAGCGCCAGATGGAAAAGGTCTCGCCCACCCGGGCCACGGTCCTGCTGCTCGGCGAATCCGGCGTGGGCAAGACGCTCATCGCCAAGATCATCCACGAGCTTTCCGAGCGCAAGGGCAACCCGTTCATCAAAATCAACTGTGCGTCCATCCCCGGCAACCTGCTGGAATCCGAGCTGTTCGGCCACGAAAAAGGGGCCTTCACCGGAGCCACGGGCACCCGGCCCGGCCGCTTCGAGGAGGCGGACACCGGGACCATCTTCCTGGACGAGATCGGCGAACTGCCCATGGCGCTCCAGGCCAAACTGCTGCGCGTGCTCCAGGACAAGGAGCTGGAACGACTCGGCTCCAACCGGACCCGGACCATCGACGTGCGCATCCTGGCCGCCACCAACCGGGACCTCGGCCATCTGGTGGAGCGCGGGCGGTTTCGCCTGGACCTCTACTACCGGCTGAATGTCTTTCCCATCCGCGTGCCCGCCCTGCGCGAACGAAAAGAGGACATCACCGGCCTGCTCAATCACTTCCTGCACAAGATGGCCGACGACTACGGGCGGAACATCCACCTGACCTCCACGGCATTGGACGCGCTCATCCGCTACGACTGGCCGGGCAACGTGCGCGAGATGCAGAACCTCATCGAACGGCTGGTGATCATGTCCGAGGAGGACCGCGTCAGCCTGGAATTTCTCAAGTCCTATCTCGCCCCCGGGCAGTCCGCCACCGTGCAGGAGGCCATCCCCATATCCGAGGACGCCCCGCGCCACACCTCGCTCAAGGAATTCGAACGCAACGAGGTCATGGCCGCCCTGGAGCGCAACGGATGGGTCCAGTACAAGGCCGCCGAGGCCCTCGGGCTGTCCGCCCGCCAGATGGGCTACCGAGTCAAGAAGTACGGCCTGGAATCCATGATCGCCGAGGGCAGGGCCAAGATCCGGCGGTTGAAGGAAGGCCAGGCGTAAATTTTCGGCATACCCACCTCCACCCCCATTCAAGACGCCTCCCGCCGGACGGTCCGGCGGGAGGCGTCGGCCTGTCCCCGCCCGAGCGTGCCGCTCCCCCACGGGGGGAGTTCCTAAAAAGAGAACCATCCCTTTCATTCTCTGAAAAAAAGAATCAGACGTCGAAGGCCGCTTCGCGGCGAGAATCAAAATGATTTCGCCTCCGGCGGGCAAGGACTCGCGCCCTTGCATCCCATTTTTGCGCCTACGGCGCGATCTTTTCTCCACCAAGGGGATGTCAGCTATATCGCCCCAAAAATACCATGTCGGCACTCCCGAGTTTTGCTGGTAACAACACCAGTGAAACCAAAACAACCAGGAGGCCGACATGGCAAAGCTCAAGGTATCATCAGTCCATCGGTTTGTAGA
Encoded proteins:
- a CDS encoding sigma 54-interacting transcriptional regulator, with the translated sequence MLATVPGLKLSALQSICQVIDQAMDLQTALDGVLKILSEQLAMQRATVTLFDPETGQLSINASYGLTTEEKRRGVYKLDEGVTGRIFQTGEPYYVPDIEKEPLFLDKTGSRRVKRGMISFIGVPIVLHGDPIGVLNVDRLFEDEISFEEDVDFLKVVATLIGQFLSLNEKIMAREAALKRENTSLKYQISKNSKGPYIVGQSSAMVEVQRQMEKVSPTRATVLLLGESGVGKTLIAKIIHELSERKGNPFIKINCASIPGNLLESELFGHEKGAFTGATGTRPGRFEEADTGTIFLDEIGELPMALQAKLLRVLQDKELERLGSNRTRTIDVRILAATNRDLGHLVERGRFRLDLYYRLNVFPIRVPALRERKEDITGLLNHFLHKMADDYGRNIHLTSTALDALIRYDWPGNVREMQNLIERLVIMSEEDRVSLEFLKSYLAPGQSATVQEAIPISEDAPRHTSLKEFERNEVMAALERNGWVQYKAAEALGLSARQMGYRVKKYGLESMIAEGRAKIRRLKEGQA